The following proteins come from a genomic window of Corallococcus sp. NCRR:
- a CDS encoding MlaD family protein, whose amino-acid sequence MDEQRLELKVGALVLATVVGVLVLLWLMGELTLGRGATLEVDFAHTGNVVQGAPVKLGGVQVGKVDTIHLLADRRDAKGLPLPVRMDLSVEPEARSALRKDARVTVGTVGLLGEPYLELNPGNADAPLPEKEALRGVDAPRLDLLSEQLSKFVTLLSDMLEKDPEAVTGLAANVSRLAKTLDEVLTENKGDVKVLATELAAASKDLRQLAQLAKESMQPGGKGARLLDDASAVAALMRKDLPGLTKSAGTTLDGLAAVTGPLTPEDGQQVKLALQRFTAAAGQLEQIATKADRILGQLDSGEGTGGALLKDPALYDELKTLVTDLRKHPWKILWKD is encoded by the coding sequence ATGGATGAGCAACGGCTGGAGTTGAAGGTCGGAGCGCTGGTGCTCGCGACGGTGGTGGGAGTGCTGGTGTTGCTCTGGTTGATGGGAGAGCTGACGCTGGGCCGGGGAGCGACGCTGGAGGTGGACTTCGCGCACACAGGCAACGTGGTGCAGGGGGCCCCGGTGAAGCTGGGAGGCGTCCAGGTGGGCAAGGTGGACACCATCCACCTCCTGGCGGACCGAAGGGACGCGAAGGGCCTCCCCCTCCCCGTCCGCATGGACTTGTCCGTGGAGCCAGAGGCGAGGAGCGCCCTGCGCAAGGACGCCAGGGTGACGGTGGGAACGGTGGGCCTCTTGGGTGAGCCCTATCTGGAGTTGAACCCAGGCAACGCGGACGCGCCGCTGCCGGAGAAGGAAGCACTCCGGGGCGTGGATGCGCCGCGCCTGGACCTGCTGTCGGAGCAGCTGTCCAAGTTCGTGACACTGCTGTCGGACATGCTGGAAAAGGACCCGGAGGCCGTGACGGGCCTGGCCGCCAACGTGTCTCGATTGGCGAAGACGCTGGACGAGGTCCTGACGGAGAACAAAGGCGACGTGAAGGTCCTGGCCACGGAGCTGGCGGCGGCGTCAAAGGACCTGAGGCAGCTCGCGCAGCTGGCCAAGGAGTCCATGCAGCCCGGAGGCAAGGGAGCAAGGCTCCTGGACGACGCCTCCGCCGTGGCGGCCCTGATGCGAAAGGACCTCCCCGGCCTGACGAAGTCCGCCGGAACGACCCTGGACGGCCTGGCGGCGGTGACGGGCCCGCTGACGCCCGAGGACGGCCAGCAGGTGAAGCTGGCCCTCCAGCGCTTCACGGCGGCAGCGGGCCAGTTGGAGCAGATCGCCACCAAGGCGGACCGGATCCTCGGACAGCTTGATTCCGGGGAGGGAACCGGTGGAGCGCTGCTCAAGGACCCTGCCCTTTACGACGAGCTGAAGACCCTGGTCACGGACCTGCGTAAACATCCGTGGAAGATCCTCTGGAAGGACTGA
- a CDS encoding TolC family protein: MPTVRRALFAAPLGACLCALAPDALAQTPPAPSGAPAAESPASAFPKPPRPDAGAAPLTLERAVELASQKNEAVLAAGQTAEAAQARVARARAFFLPTISATGTYTRRLRESTREVGGQTVVLQKFNALGAVFSGRVALFDARGFPLYKAAKLESEASKLDAVETRRQVAFNAANAFLVTLANQQVYQAAEQRLAYAKQSLADAQARANAGLASTNDVTRAELELATAESNLAAALGTAETSRLELGYLLVEPVQGELAPPEPLLADAIQPTPSLEMLTQGATDRRPDILSARLRVRSLRENAKEPLARLLPSLGASAQYRLTNEAGLNGNVGDGFLALDLTWTLFDGGARYADRDERVALANVAELNTQASTRRVPVDIEQARVNLETARAALAQSEQAAKAARKNAAETGILYRQGLSTALTLADASLSLFEAEVTLAQNRYGLGVALLGLRAAVGLNPLGKEP, from the coding sequence ATGCCCACCGTCCGCCGTGCCCTTTTCGCCGCGCCCCTGGGTGCCTGCCTCTGCGCGCTGGCCCCGGACGCACTCGCCCAGACGCCGCCTGCGCCCTCCGGAGCACCCGCCGCCGAATCTCCCGCCAGCGCCTTCCCCAAGCCGCCGAGGCCGGACGCCGGGGCCGCGCCGCTGACCCTGGAGCGCGCCGTGGAGCTGGCCTCGCAGAAGAACGAGGCCGTGCTCGCCGCGGGACAGACCGCCGAGGCCGCCCAGGCCCGCGTCGCCCGCGCCCGCGCCTTCTTCCTGCCCACCATCTCAGCGACCGGCACCTACACGCGGCGCCTGCGGGAGTCCACGCGCGAGGTCGGCGGACAGACCGTCGTGCTCCAGAAGTTCAACGCCCTGGGCGCGGTCTTCTCCGGCCGGGTCGCCCTCTTCGACGCGCGCGGCTTCCCGCTCTACAAGGCCGCGAAGCTGGAGAGCGAGGCCTCCAAGCTGGACGCCGTGGAGACGCGCCGCCAGGTGGCCTTCAACGCCGCCAACGCCTTCCTCGTCACCCTGGCCAACCAGCAGGTGTACCAGGCCGCCGAGCAGCGCCTGGCCTACGCGAAGCAGAGCCTGGCGGACGCGCAGGCCCGCGCCAACGCCGGGCTCGCCAGCACCAACGACGTCACCCGCGCGGAGCTGGAGCTGGCCACCGCCGAGTCCAACCTCGCCGCCGCCCTGGGCACCGCGGAGACGAGCCGCCTGGAGCTGGGCTACCTCCTCGTGGAGCCCGTGCAGGGGGAGCTCGCGCCGCCGGAGCCGCTGCTCGCGGACGCCATCCAGCCCACGCCGTCCCTGGAGATGCTCACGCAGGGCGCCACGGACCGGCGCCCGGACATCCTCTCCGCGCGGCTGCGTGTCCGCTCGCTGCGGGAGAACGCGAAGGAGCCCCTGGCGCGCCTGCTGCCGTCGCTGGGAGCGAGCGCGCAGTACCGCCTCACCAACGAGGCGGGCCTCAACGGCAACGTCGGTGATGGCTTCCTCGCGTTGGATCTCACCTGGACGCTCTTCGACGGCGGCGCCCGCTACGCCGACCGCGATGAGCGCGTGGCCCTCGCCAACGTCGCGGAGCTGAACACCCAGGCCTCGACGCGCCGCGTGCCGGTGGACATCGAGCAGGCGAGGGTCAACCTGGAGACGGCGCGGGCCGCGCTCGCGCAGAGCGAGCAGGCGGCGAAGGCGGCGCGGAAGAACGCCGCGGAAACAGGCATCCTCTACCGCCAGGGCCTGTCCACCGCGCTCACCCTGGCGGACGCGTCCTTGAGCCTCTTCGAGGCGGAGGTGACGCTCGCGCAGAACCGGTATGGGCTGGGCGTGGCGCTGTTGGGCCTGCGGGCCGCTGTCGGACTGAATCCATTGGGGAAGGAACCGTGA
- a CDS encoding putative metal-binding motif-containing protein, with the protein MRLFLVAVLASILAGCSKGDELKSAALKVQVHYEGFRPGCVTLTVTDQTEVSRHAMTEVNVPAGAPPGTLSVAVFRQAGWSNDVKLVARAHEQSCEGAQVATAEATASLANDGITPVELSLAALDADGDGFVRREDQGTDCDDRDEIRGGPMPWYADDDNDGYGNGLLPPRTVACEGPALTASRAGDCDDRDLNVHPDQAEFRCDGRDDNCDGVKDESFDVGGTCFNELDCQGVKACGGPNGSVTCAGTATPTPYYVDTDGDGKAGTQMGSKCGAIPANASRDSTDCDESTAYVANGLPEVCDRLDNNCAGGVDEGTTCATRAWTENGNVGGNVDWRSIALHGTQGAWFTGQDKLAYATPSSLTSFTCNGQWRAAWTSSTGQVFLAGDDGKLTTRLPTDTPTTPCSVITATGNTSHLNGIVGLEEPAGSDPVLFAVASNGNIVRWRWPAAPTVVTQVQANLRAIDGLGTPDTLLAVGFETVSGQPSVRAFRSNSDGSAWQAESFSAPITGSLRGVDVVNSRLAFAAGDDGVVLQRYLGVWSTLPPPSFLTLRVNALDVQGLAQGKVYVAAGQGGVYFYDGSTWSAVHEGTNALRSLDSKSPTNIGVVGERGTVAYWRK; encoded by the coding sequence ATGCGTTTATTCCTGGTCGCTGTGCTCGCGAGCATCCTCGCGGGGTGCTCCAAGGGCGATGAGCTCAAGTCCGCCGCGCTGAAGGTCCAGGTTCATTACGAAGGATTTCGGCCGGGGTGCGTGACGCTGACGGTCACGGATCAGACGGAGGTGTCCCGCCACGCCATGACAGAGGTGAACGTGCCCGCCGGTGCGCCTCCGGGCACGCTGTCCGTGGCGGTCTTCCGGCAGGCCGGCTGGAGCAACGACGTGAAGCTCGTGGCCCGGGCACACGAGCAGTCCTGCGAAGGCGCCCAGGTGGCGACCGCCGAGGCCACCGCGAGCCTCGCGAATGACGGCATCACGCCGGTGGAACTGTCGCTGGCCGCCCTGGACGCGGATGGGGACGGCTTCGTGCGCAGGGAGGACCAGGGCACGGACTGCGACGACCGCGACGAGATCCGGGGTGGCCCCATGCCCTGGTACGCGGACGACGACAATGACGGGTACGGCAACGGGCTCCTGCCGCCCCGCACGGTGGCCTGCGAGGGCCCCGCGCTGACCGCCTCCCGCGCGGGCGACTGCGACGACCGGGACCTGAACGTCCATCCGGATCAGGCGGAGTTCCGGTGCGATGGCAGGGACGACAACTGCGATGGCGTGAAGGACGAGTCGTTCGACGTGGGCGGGACGTGCTTCAACGAGCTCGACTGCCAGGGCGTGAAGGCCTGCGGCGGGCCGAATGGGAGCGTCACCTGCGCGGGCACCGCCACGCCCACGCCCTACTACGTGGACACGGACGGGGACGGAAAGGCCGGCACGCAGATGGGCTCGAAGTGCGGAGCGATTCCCGCGAACGCGAGCCGGGACTCCACTGACTGTGACGAGAGCACCGCCTACGTGGCGAACGGGCTCCCGGAGGTCTGCGACCGTCTGGACAACAACTGCGCGGGAGGCGTGGACGAGGGCACCACCTGCGCCACGCGCGCATGGACAGAGAACGGGAACGTCGGCGGGAACGTCGACTGGAGGTCCATCGCGCTCCACGGCACCCAGGGTGCCTGGTTCACGGGGCAGGACAAGCTGGCCTACGCCACGCCCTCCAGCTTGACGAGCTTCACCTGCAACGGGCAGTGGCGGGCGGCGTGGACCAGCAGCACAGGGCAGGTGTTCCTGGCGGGCGATGATGGAAAGCTCACGACCCGCCTGCCCACGGACACGCCGACCACGCCCTGCAGCGTCATCACCGCGACGGGAAACACCAGCCACCTCAATGGGATTGTCGGGCTGGAGGAGCCCGCGGGCAGCGATCCGGTCCTCTTCGCTGTGGCGAGCAATGGCAACATCGTGCGCTGGCGGTGGCCGGCCGCGCCCACGGTCGTGACCCAGGTGCAGGCCAACCTGCGCGCCATCGATGGACTCGGAACCCCTGACACGTTGTTGGCCGTGGGCTTCGAGACTGTCAGCGGCCAGCCGTCCGTGCGGGCCTTCCGCTCCAACTCGGATGGAAGCGCGTGGCAGGCGGAGTCGTTCAGCGCCCCCATCACGGGCTCCCTGCGCGGGGTGGACGTCGTGAACAGCCGTCTTGCCTTCGCGGCGGGAGATGATGGGGTGGTGCTCCAGCGCTACCTCGGGGTGTGGAGCACCCTGCCCCCACCCAGCTTCCTGACCCTCCGGGTCAACGCCCTGGACGTGCAGGGATTGGCGCAGGGCAAGGTCTATGTCGCTGCTGGACAGGGAGGCGTCTACTTCTACGATGGCAGCACCTGGAGCGCCGTCCATGAAGGGACGAACGCCCTGCGCTCCCTGGACTCGAAGTCTCCGACGAACATCGGCGTCGTGGGCGAACGTGGCACCGTCGCCTACTGGCGGAAGTGA
- a CDS encoding ABC transporter ATP-binding protein → MDLRAEALTLRYGPRTVLEPTDCHIPPGTQALVLGRSGSGKTTLLKAFAGLLRPTSGRVTWDGQEVAGLSAQERRALQASFGFVFQTDALFDSLTVRQNVMQPLLRRRVAEDEARERTDAVLRSVGLADAADTLPERLSGGMKKRAGLARAIAARPAVLLADDPFAGLDPGTARQVARVLLEVAGQGTLLVAAPEAPVDLPLPRWLYLRSGRLVHDGAPAPRLESAPDEALA, encoded by the coding sequence ATGGACCTGCGCGCCGAAGCCCTGACCCTCCGCTACGGCCCCCGCACCGTGCTGGAGCCCACGGATTGCCACATTCCTCCCGGCACGCAGGCGCTGGTGCTGGGGCGTTCGGGGTCGGGCAAGACGACGCTCCTCAAGGCCTTCGCGGGCCTCCTGCGCCCCACTTCCGGACGGGTGACCTGGGATGGGCAGGAGGTCGCCGGGCTCTCGGCGCAGGAGCGACGCGCGCTGCAGGCGTCCTTCGGCTTCGTGTTCCAGACGGACGCGCTCTTCGACTCGCTGACGGTGCGGCAGAACGTGATGCAGCCACTGCTGCGCCGTCGCGTGGCGGAAGACGAGGCCCGTGAGCGGACGGACGCGGTGCTGCGCTCGGTGGGCCTGGCGGACGCGGCGGACACGCTGCCGGAGCGGTTGTCCGGCGGCATGAAGAAGCGCGCGGGGCTCGCGAGGGCCATCGCGGCGAGGCCGGCGGTGCTGCTGGCGGATGATCCGTTCGCGGGCCTGGATCCCGGCACGGCGCGTCAGGTGGCCCGGGTGCTCCTGGAGGTCGCCGGCCAGGGAACGCTGCTGGTGGCGGCGCCGGAAGCGCCGGTGGATCTTCCCCTGCCCCGCTGGTTGTACCTGCGAAGCGGCAGACTGGTGCACGATGGGGCCCCGGCGCCGCGGCTCGAGAGCGCGCCGGACGAGGCCCTCGCATGA
- a CDS encoding DUF2267 domain-containing protein, translating into MAAQDIPGTGQQAGGPTHRATDIPLDERRRMRHESRTSQTYKAFLKYLRDVGQFQSEQSAQQAAFSVLCVLEQRLFGEEDNDLEAQLPHKLRELLVRCDRHESGPPPHKFGREEMLAMVATDLAVDAENAESIVRAVFSAVQAQISQGESDDIAGELPTDIRELWARPT; encoded by the coding sequence ATGGCAGCGCAAGACATCCCCGGCACCGGCCAGCAGGCAGGAGGCCCCACGCACCGCGCCACGGACATCCCGCTCGATGAGCGCCGCCGCATGCGCCACGAGTCCCGCACGTCGCAGACCTACAAGGCCTTCCTCAAGTACCTGCGCGACGTGGGCCAATTCCAGAGCGAGCAATCTGCCCAGCAAGCCGCCTTCTCCGTGCTGTGCGTGCTGGAGCAGCGCCTCTTCGGAGAGGAGGACAACGACCTGGAGGCCCAGCTGCCCCACAAGCTGCGCGAGCTCCTGGTGCGGTGCGACCGCCACGAGTCCGGACCGCCGCCCCACAAGTTCGGCCGGGAGGAGATGCTGGCGATGGTCGCCACGGACCTGGCGGTGGACGCGGAGAACGCGGAGTCCATCGTCCGCGCCGTCTTCAGCGCCGTCCAGGCGCAGATCTCCCAGGGAGAGAGCGACGACATCGCGGGCGAGCTGCCAACGGACATCCGCGAACTCTGGGCGCGCCCCACCTGA
- a CDS encoding ATP-binding cassette domain-containing protein — translation MNDTGSDTLLFEDVAIAFEQGRRVLDGLSAQVSTRELTFIAGASGSGKSVLCRLAVGLLKPGAGKVTLFGDRVDTQPERTLVTLRRRAPYLVQGPALLDWRTLRENVRLADPSAPEEAVETALEKVGLKEWADRLPPELGPGAKKRAAIARALVLKPRYLLLDEPTTGLDRRAAMQVEAVLASLKEQGLGALVVSHDYRQLRGIADRVLVVAKGRNAYLGSPEGFLESPAPELRTLTAPFMEGATDG, via the coding sequence GTGAATGACACCGGTTCGGACACGCTGCTCTTCGAGGATGTGGCGATCGCCTTCGAGCAGGGCCGCCGCGTCCTGGACGGCCTGAGCGCGCAGGTCTCCACGAGGGAGCTGACGTTCATCGCGGGAGCGAGCGGCTCCGGCAAGAGCGTGCTGTGCCGGCTGGCGGTGGGGCTGCTGAAGCCCGGGGCCGGCAAGGTGACGCTGTTCGGGGATCGGGTGGACACGCAGCCGGAGCGGACATTGGTGACGCTGCGCCGCCGGGCGCCGTATCTGGTGCAGGGCCCCGCGCTGCTGGACTGGAGGACGCTGAGGGAGAACGTGCGCCTCGCGGATCCAAGCGCCCCGGAGGAAGCCGTGGAGACAGCGCTGGAGAAGGTGGGCCTGAAGGAATGGGCGGACCGGCTGCCGCCGGAGCTGGGGCCCGGGGCGAAGAAGCGCGCGGCCATCGCGAGGGCCCTGGTGCTCAAGCCGCGTTACCTGCTGTTGGACGAGCCGACGACGGGGTTGGACCGGAGGGCGGCGATGCAGGTGGAGGCGGTGTTGGCGTCGTTGAAGGAACAGGGCCTGGGGGCGCTGGTGGTGTCGCACGACTACCGGCAGTTGAGAGGCATCGCGGACCGGGTGTTGGTGGTGGCGAAGGGGCGCAACGCGTACCTGGGGAGCCCGGAGGGCTTCCTGGAGTCCCCTGCCCCGGAGCTGCGGACACTGACAGCGCCGTTCATGGAGGGCGCGACGGATGGATGA
- a CDS encoding MlaE family ABC transporter permease → MSTTALAWLGRSAMRAVGGVGALALVAGRTAWGLRRLERRELARGLVQFGYGSLPLALATAALAGVIVVVQAALYIQRFGARAFLGWAAGYGVLWEFGPLLLGLIMSARIGARNAAELATLKVGGQIEGLRGIGLDPFALLVAPRVVAMELSMLALSTFTFLVSILCEAVAAKLTLDLPVRVFFGTFAQMLSPSDILGGVVKTGAFGLAIALVSTAVGLRAKGGARAVGEAAASAVVLGCAAIFLLDFLLTSLLSRWLA, encoded by the coding sequence GTGAGCACCACTGCCCTGGCGTGGCTGGGACGCTCGGCGATGCGGGCGGTGGGCGGCGTGGGAGCGCTGGCCCTGGTCGCGGGCCGCACGGCCTGGGGTCTGCGCCGGTTGGAGCGGCGCGAGCTGGCGCGAGGCCTGGTGCAGTTCGGCTACGGCTCCCTGCCCCTGGCGCTGGCGACGGCTGCGCTGGCGGGCGTCATCGTGGTGGTGCAGGCGGCGCTCTACATCCAGCGCTTCGGGGCGAGGGCCTTCCTGGGATGGGCCGCGGGCTACGGCGTGCTGTGGGAGTTCGGCCCGCTGCTGCTCGGGCTGATCATGTCGGCGCGGATCGGCGCGAGGAACGCGGCGGAGCTGGCCACGCTGAAGGTGGGCGGACAGATTGAAGGCCTGCGAGGCATTGGCCTGGATCCCTTCGCGCTGCTGGTGGCGCCCCGCGTGGTGGCGATGGAGCTGAGCATGCTGGCGCTGAGCACGTTCACGTTCCTGGTGTCCATCCTCTGCGAGGCGGTGGCGGCCAAGCTCACCTTGGACCTGCCGGTGCGGGTGTTCTTCGGGACGTTCGCGCAGATGCTGAGCCCCTCCGACATCCTGGGGGGCGTGGTGAAAACGGGAGCCTTCGGGCTGGCGATCGCGCTGGTGTCCACGGCGGTGGGGCTCCGGGCGAAGGGAGGCGCCCGAGCCGTGGGAGAGGCCGCGGCGAGCGCGGTGGTGCTGGGCTGCGCGGCCATCTTCCTCCTGGACTTCCTGCTGACGTCGCTGCTGTCCAGGTGGCTGGCATGA
- a CDS encoding MlaE family ABC transporter permease: protein MKRVLTFFGAPGVMLARTVRAGAREGIPWRETLAQVHELGGRSVWLVMSGMAFFGAVLVMIANAQAKKLIGNVAVLGPAYFEMLIRELGPAVSALLTASRAGASHSAELATMSVNEQVEALEMSAGDPYADLVAPRVVAGLVGVPLLSALGTVAATASAVLVASVALNIDGRAFMDPRYVDGWDVLVGGLKVVACGLYIPLAAAVAGLNARGGAEAVGEATTEGVVAASLGCLLIDLTVSLAFQFVRL, encoded by the coding sequence ATGAAGCGGGTCCTGACCTTCTTCGGGGCGCCGGGCGTGATGCTGGCGCGCACGGTGCGGGCCGGCGCGCGGGAGGGAATCCCGTGGAGGGAAACCCTGGCCCAGGTGCACGAGCTGGGCGGGCGCAGCGTGTGGCTGGTGATGTCCGGCATGGCCTTCTTCGGCGCGGTGCTGGTGATGATCGCCAACGCGCAGGCGAAGAAGCTGATCGGCAACGTGGCGGTGCTGGGTCCTGCCTACTTCGAGATGCTCATCCGTGAGCTGGGCCCCGCGGTGTCCGCGCTGCTGACGGCGTCGCGAGCGGGAGCCAGCCACTCCGCGGAGCTGGCCACGATGAGCGTGAACGAACAGGTGGAGGCGCTGGAGATGTCAGCGGGGGATCCGTACGCGGACCTCGTGGCACCCCGGGTGGTGGCGGGTCTGGTTGGAGTACCGCTCCTGAGCGCGTTGGGGACGGTGGCGGCGACAGCGTCGGCGGTGTTGGTGGCGAGCGTGGCGCTGAACATCGACGGCCGGGCGTTCATGGACCCGAGGTACGTGGATGGCTGGGACGTGCTGGTCGGAGGGCTGAAGGTCGTGGCCTGCGGCCTGTACATCCCGCTCGCGGCGGCGGTGGCGGGGTTGAACGCCCGGGGCGGCGCGGAGGCGGTGGGCGAGGCCACGACGGAAGGCGTCGTGGCGGCCAGTCTGGGATGTCTGTTGATTGACCTGACGGTGTCGCTTGCGTTCCAGTTCGTGCGCCTGTGA
- a CDS encoding caspase family protein — translation MPVMDNAHALVVGISKYQRMSPLPDVVLRDAEDIARLLGDPARGAYANVRLLPEQQATRQGLLDELAMLRRKTNEDSVLFVYVSSHGGRLELPPHAGEYLLPIDADDSSAELLARTGISGQELGDAIRAIPARRKLIIFDCCHSAGVMKAGGGGRPAAGLERGLSDRFLETLAQGEGTVILASSRSNEISWALQGARNSLFTTYLLKGMEGDVRPSESGHIRIFDLFEYVQRNVTDASAFSSGAPSQHPIFHAQNLGENFAVALHPRGTDASGTADVPYDAFVSFVDQEPDAAWVYDVLLPRLHKEGFKVATAHDTGRDVYRVVNTEHGIQQSRRTLVALSQNYLADGGALFENVLSLEESFHRPGHRLLPIKISPIPEQKLPLRFRAVVMLDITHKYRGAEALNRLVEDLKQRP, via the coding sequence ATGCCCGTGATGGACAATGCCCACGCGCTGGTCGTCGGCATCTCGAAGTACCAGCGGATGAGCCCGCTGCCGGACGTGGTGCTGCGTGACGCGGAAGACATCGCCAGGCTGCTGGGGGACCCTGCCCGTGGGGCCTACGCGAACGTGCGGCTGCTGCCGGAGCAGCAGGCGACGCGGCAGGGATTGCTCGATGAGCTGGCCATGCTACGGCGCAAGACGAACGAGGACTCGGTGCTCTTCGTCTACGTCTCTTCCCATGGGGGGCGTCTGGAGCTGCCTCCCCATGCCGGCGAGTACCTGTTGCCCATTGATGCCGATGACTCGTCCGCCGAACTCCTGGCGCGAACGGGGATCTCCGGGCAGGAACTGGGCGACGCCATCCGGGCCATCCCCGCACGCAGGAAGCTCATCATCTTCGATTGCTGCCATTCAGCAGGCGTCATGAAGGCAGGTGGGGGAGGCCGCCCGGCGGCCGGGCTTGAGCGTGGGCTGTCGGATCGTTTTCTCGAGACACTCGCCCAAGGTGAGGGGACCGTGATCCTGGCCTCCTCTCGAAGTAATGAGATCTCCTGGGCTCTGCAGGGGGCGCGTAACAGCCTGTTCACCACGTACCTGCTCAAGGGGATGGAAGGCGACGTGCGCCCTTCCGAGAGCGGGCACATCCGGATCTTCGACCTCTTCGAATACGTGCAGCGGAATGTCACCGACGCCTCCGCCTTCTCTTCGGGCGCCCCCTCACAGCACCCCATCTTCCATGCGCAGAACCTGGGGGAGAACTTCGCCGTCGCACTCCACCCGCGCGGCACCGACGCGTCCGGCACGGCCGACGTGCCCTACGATGCCTTTGTCAGCTTCGTCGACCAGGAGCCCGACGCGGCCTGGGTCTACGACGTGCTCCTGCCCCGCCTGCACAAGGAGGGCTTCAAGGTCGCCACCGCCCATGACACCGGTCGGGATGTGTACCGGGTCGTAAATACCGAGCACGGCATCCAGCAGTCCCGGCGGACTTTGGTGGCGCTCTCGCAGAACTACCTGGCGGACGGGGGCGCCTTATTCGAGAACGTGTTGAGCCTGGAGGAGTCCTTCCACCGCCCAGGCCACCGTTTGCTGCCCATCAAGATCAGCCCCATCCCCGAACAGAAGTTGCCCCTGCGCTTCCGCGCGGTGGTGATGCTCGACATCACGCACAAATACCGCGGCGCCGAGGCGCTCAATCGGCTCGTCGAGGACCTGAAACAACGGCCGTGA